The following coding sequences are from one Dermacentor andersoni chromosome 5, qqDerAnde1_hic_scaffold, whole genome shotgun sequence window:
- the LOC126531690 gene encoding acetylcholinesterase-like, whose product MQPRVPQIFYIPTPLSEDCLYLNVWTPEATKEINVPVLVWFFGGTFNIGSAYERRYDGAALAALKDVVVVSCNFRSGMFGFLDANTEGAPGNVALWDQRMVMQWVQRNIRAFGGDSDLVTAVGESSGAMDIHLHLMSPFSAGLFHRMFSMSGTETSNSNVDSVFESISRGNAVAAILGCANVFQDLTTHPEKVLQCLRSKPAQEIVDATENATAPCMLAFFPTFNTEFIPYLPSIASDKGLYRDVDVAVSVLANEGGFFFLMQSDKQLLQDDLSDYEYSAFLTALNSTFQRWLKKKIIPLGLSYLENSNSSNKEVLRQTTADFIAKHNFYCPTKLFSEDHSDHGGAVYGMVFGHRSQKSTDPEWVYVAHMEEIPYFFGIPFLNSVNYTDEDQQVSAYAMEVLVSFARDGKPAAPDGLEWPAYSAEEPKFMWLQPGNYSLVDYMEGDACALWRNF is encoded by the exons ATGCAGCCGCGTGTCCCCCAGATTTTTTACATACCAACGCCTCTCTCAGAAGACTGCCTATACTTGAATGTGTGGACGCCAGAAGCGACAAAGGAGATAAATGTTCCTGTCTTGGTGTGGTTTTTCGGCGGGACCTTCAATATTGGCTCTGCTTACGAGAGAAGATATGATGGGGCCGCATTAGCGGCACTAAAAGATGTCGTCGTCGTCTCTTGCAATTTCAGATCAGGCATGTTTGGTTTTCTCGATGCAAACACCGAAGGAGCGCCAGGAAATGTGGCGCTTTGGGACCAACGTATGGTTATGCAATGGGTTCAGCGAAACATTAGAGCGTTCGGAGGAGATTCAGATCTCGTCACTGCCGTTGGAGAGAGTTCTGGAGCCATGGACATTCACCTTCATCTCATGTCACCATTTAGTGCGGGCCTTTTCCATCGCATGTTTTCAATGAGTGGGACGGAAACCAGTAACTCCAATGTCGACTCGGTTTTCGAAAGCATAAGTAGAGGGAACGCCGTTGCTGCAATACTAGGATGCGCGAATGTCTTCCAAGATCTGACAACACACCCAGAAAAGGTTTTGCAATGTCTCCGAAGCAAGCCGGCGCAGGAAATTGTCGATGCTACAGAAAATGCCACCGCTCCATGTATGTTAGCATTTTTCCCCACATTCAACACCGAGTTTATCCCGTACCTGCCATCAATTGCGTCGGATAAAGGCCTCTATAGAGATGTGGATGTAGCGGTTTCAGTTTTAGCAAACGAAGGAGGATTTTTCTTCCTTATGCAGTCCGATAAACAACTACTTCAAGATGACTTGAGTGACTACGAATATTCCGCTTTCCTTACTGCCTTGAATAGCACCTTTCAGAGATggctcaagaaaaaaataattcctTTAGGATTATCCTACTTGGAGAACAGCAATTCTTCAAACAAGGAGGTCCTGAGGCAAACAACGGCCGATTTCATCGCCAAGCACAATTTTTACTGCCCAACGAAGCTTTTTAGTGAAGACCACTCGGACCACGGAGGTGCCGTGTACGGCATGGTGTTTGGCCATCGGTCTCAAAAGTCGACTGATCCGGAATGGGTTTACGTTGCGCATATGGAAGAAATACCATACTTTTTTGGAATCCCCTTTCTGAACAGTGTTAACTATACTGATGAGGACCAGCAAGTCAGCGCATATGCCATGGAGGTTTTGGTGTCATTTGCCCGAGATGG GAAACCTGCCGCACCTGATGGGCTCGAGTGGCCCGCTTACTCAGCCGAAGAGCCGAAGTTTATGTGGCTACAACCAGGGAACTACAGCCTGGTGGACTACATGGAAGGAGACGCGTGCGCGCTGTGGCGAAACTTCTAA